A DNA window from Arachis duranensis cultivar V14167 chromosome 3, aradu.V14167.gnm2.J7QH, whole genome shotgun sequence contains the following coding sequences:
- the LOC107479285 gene encoding ras-related protein RABC1 (The sequence of the model RefSeq protein was modified relative to this genomic sequence to represent the inferred CDS: added 30 bases not found in genome assembly) codes for MDSSLGQQEFDYLFKLLMIGDSGVGKSSLLLSFTSDDFQDLSPTIGVDFKIKYVTIGGKQLKLAIWDTAGQERFRTLTSSYYRGAQGIIMVYDVTRRETFTNLSDIWAKEIDLYSTNQDCIKMLVGNKVDKESERVVTKKEGIEFAREYGCLFTECSAKTRVNVQQCFEELVLKILDTPSLLAEGSKGVKKNIFKERPPETDTSTSSCC; via the exons GATTATCTGTTCAAATTGTTGATGATTGGGGACTCTGGTGTTGGCAAGAGCAGCCTACTCCTCAGTTTCACCTCCGATGATTTTCAAGATCTCTCCCCCACCATTG GTGTTGATTTTAAGATCAAATATGTTACTATCGGTGGTAAACAGCTCAAGCTTGCCATTTGGGATACTG CTGGTCAAGAGAGATTCAGAACGCTCACAAGTTCTTACTACCGAGGGGCACAAGGGATCATTATGG TTTATGATGTAACGCGACGGGAAACATTTACAAATCTTTCTGACATATGGGCAAAGGAAATTGACCTCTATTCAACAAATCAAGACTGCATCAAGATGCTTGTTGGAAACAAAGTAGACAAG GAGAGTGAAAGAGTTGTGACAAAGAAAGAGGGAATAGAATTTGCCAGGGAATATGGTTGCCTGTTTACTGAATGCAGTGCTAAAACTCGGGTCAATGTACAACAATGCTTTGAAGAGCTTGTTTTGAAG ATTTTGGATACACCTAGCCTCTTAGCCGAGGGTTCTAAAGGGGTCAAGAAGAACATTTTCAAGGAGAGGCCACCCGAAACTGATACATCCACGAGTAGCTGTTGCTGA
- the LOC107479286 gene encoding uncharacterized protein LOC107479286: protein MIEVERLSFIRHNQPKLRVDKYIALHESLVRGEASAVATGQRIILPSSFTGSPRYMFNNCKDAFAICKYAGYPSFFITITCNPEWDEIKRSLKDTGLKAQDRPDIVSRIFNLKLGQLIADFKHGQFFGKITACKFNEIYYVIHVSKLKPNNELVSTDVCTVEFQKRGLPHAHILLFMHPLSKPKSPDDIDKLISAEILDKIKRPKLYGAVEKYMVHGPCGKYNSKSPCMLNGRCSKYYPKPFRSRTIIDDGGFPKYKRMDNGRIVTKNNTALDNSYIVPYNPSLLLKYGCHINVEHTCQTSAIKYLFKYVHKGNDRVTASFYQTNVDGESEQVVDEIRNYYDCRYISACEAAWRIFGYDIQQKEPSVIRLPFHLPNEHPVIFRDYENIVDVIDRVDGKLTKLLAWMLTNRLFSYGRTLTYSQFPNKFVWKDDISMWMPRKQGFFIVNGVVYGTFKEACYALGLLQDDKEFIDAIIEASTWASGNYLRVLFVVLLLSNNVVRPGVVWEQCYHVLSEDILFCHRKNMQCADLELSPEQIMNMTLAKIEDKLQGNGRSLKEFDKMPYPSSDVIDGLEDRLLLDELNFDVDALTKELNNNLSNMNIGQRKAFDVIIQAVNGNAGGFFFVYGCGGTGKTYLYRTLSAAIRSKRGIVLNVASSGIASLLLPNGRTAHSRFKIPLELTEDSVCCIKQGTSLAKLICKARLIIWDEAPMLNKLCYEALDKCFRDILSSEPYYNAELPFGGKVVVLGGDFRQILPVIPMGSRYDIIHSAINASYLWQHCTVLTLTVNMRLTIGPTDKAVDDVIEFSKWLLDIGDGLVGDSMDGESEVHIHPDILIHDSIRPFDDMVEFVYPNLLANITQPSYFKHRSILGPTLEVVNEVNTLIMDRLEGDKKFYLSCDSLCVEEGNMESDLDTITPDVLNAISCSGLPPHQLTLKVGVPVMLLRNIDQSNGLCNGTRLQVRKLGNHVVECMTLTGNKVGQVVIIPRMDMIPTNQGLPFRFQRRQFPIIVSFAMTINKSQGQTLTTVGLYLPRPVFSHGQLYAALSRVKSKNGLRVLIQNNKCNVATSTINVVYREIFGNIH, encoded by the exons ATGATTGAGGTTGAACGGCTTAGTTTTATCAGACATAACCAACCCAAACTAAGGGTAGACAAATATATTGCACTGCATGAATCATTGGTTAGGGGAGAGGCAAGTGCTGTTGCAACTGGACAGAGGATTATACTACCGAGTAGCTTCACTGGCAGTCCTCGGTACATGTTCAACAATTGCAAGGATGCATTTGCAATTTGCAAATATGCAGGTTATCCTAGCTTTTTCATAACAATTACTTGCAATCCTGAATGGGATGAGATAAAACGTTCGTTAAAAGACACAGGGTTAAAAGCACAAGACCGTCCTGACATTGTATCGAGGATTTTTAACCTAAAGCTCGGTCAGTTGATAGCTGACTTCAAGCATGGTCAATTCTTTGGCAAGATAACGGCATGTAAGTTTAATGAAATCTATTATGTTATacatgtatcaaaattaaagcCTAACAATGAGTTGGTCTCTACAGACGTCTGCACGGTAGAATTCCAAAAGCGGGGACTCCCACATGCGCACATACTGCTGTTCATGCATCCTCTATCCAAGCCTAAGTCACCAGATGATATTGACAAACTAATCTCAGCTGAGATTCTAGACAAGATCAAGAGGCCAAAACTTTATGGGGCAGTTGAAAAGTACATGGTCCATGGCCCGTGTGGCAAGTATAATAGTAAAAGCCCCTGCATGTTGAACGGTCGGTGCTCAAAGTATTATCCCAAGCCCTTTAGATCAAGGACAATTATTGATGATGGTGGGTTCCCCAAGTATAAGAGGATGGATAATGGTCGGATAGTCACAAAGAATAATACGGCCCTCGATAATTCATATATTGTACCATACAATCCATCACTACTACTGAAATACGGTTGCCATATAAATGTTGAGCACACCTGCCAAACGTCCGCAATAAAGTATTTGTTTAAGTACGTTCACAAGGGCAATGATCGGGTAACTGCTTCTTTCTACCAAACCAATGTAGACGGTGAGTCTGAACAAGTGGTAGATGAGATACGCAACTATTATGATTGTCGGTATATCTCAGCCTGTGAGGCAGCTTGGCGCATTTTTGGGTATGACATCCAACAGAAGGAACCTTCGGTCATCAGGCTTCCTTTTCATTTGCCAAATGAACACCCTGTTATATTCAGGGATTACGAAAACATTGTTGATGTAATAGATAGGGTTGATGGCAAGCTAACAAAGCTATTGGCTTGGATGCTTACGAATAGGTTGTTTTCTTATGGTCGTACTCTTACATACAGTCAATTTCCTAACAAATTTGTATGGAAAGATGACATATCCATGTGGATGCCAAGGAAACAAGGATTCTTCATTG TCAACGGGGTTGTGTATGGTACCTTCAAGGAAGCATGCTATGCATTGGGGTTATTGCAAGATGATAAGGAATTCATTGATGCTATAATAGAAGCAAGCACGTGGGCCTCTGGAAACTACTTGCGTGTCCTGTTCGTGGTGCTCTTACTATCTAACAACGTTGTAAGACCCGGGGTTGTTTGGGAGCAGTGTTACCATGTATTGTCCGAGGATATCTTATTCTGTCACAGAAAAAATATGCAGTGTGCAG atctTGAACTTTCACCGGAACAAATTATGAACATGACACTTGCGAAAATTGAGGACAAGCTTCAGGGTAATGGAAGATCTCTTAAAGAGTTTGACAAGATGCCTTACCCAAGTTCGGACGTTATTGATGGCTTAGAGGATCGACTCCTACTAGATGAGCTGAACTTTGATGTCGATGCCCTAACTAAGGAGCTTAACAACAACCTATCTAATATGAACATAGGTCAGAGAAAAGCATTTGATGTCATCATACAGGCAGTCAATGGTAACGCCGGAGGATTCTTCTTTGTTTATGGCTGCGGTGGTACCGGTAAGACGTATCTATACAGGACTCTATCAGCTGCAATTCGAAGTAAAAGGGGCATTGTACTGAATGTTGCATCCAGTGGGATTGCTTCTTTATTGCTTCCAAATGGACGCACAGCTCATTCAAGGTTTAAGATACCGCTGGAGTTGACAGAGGACTCAGTATGTTGCATTAAGCAAGGTACATCTTTGGCCAAGTTGATATGCAAAGCTAGACTTATTATATGGGATGAGGCACCAATGCTCAACAAACTTTGCTACGAAGCACTCGACAAGTGCTTTCGTGACATCCTGAGCTCAGAACCATATTATAATGCAGAATTACCTTTTGGAGGTAAGGTCGTGGTACTAGGAGGTGACTTTAGACAGATTCTTCCAGTCATTCCAATGGGCTCCCGTTATGATATTATTCATTCAGCTATCAATGCTTCGTATCTATGGCAACACTGTACTGTTCTAACCCTGACAGTGAACATGCGTTTAACTATTGGACCAACAGATAAAGCTGTGGATGATGTTATTGAGTTCTCAAAATGGCTGTTGGATATTGGGGATGGCTTGGTTGGGGATTCTATGGATGGGGAGTCAGAGGTGCATATTCATCCTGACATATTGATACATGATTCAATTCGTCCCTTTGATGATATGGTTGAGTTTGTATACCCTAACCTCTTGGCTAATATTACTCAGCCATCGTACTTTAAACATCGATCCATCCTTGGTCCTACATTAGAGGTGGTCAATGAGGTGAATACGCTCATAATGGATCGTTTGGAAGgggataaaaaattttatttaagctGTGATAGTTTGTGTGTTGAGGAAGGAAACATGGAGTCAGACTTGGACACAATTACACCGGATGTTCTTAATGCTATTAGCTGCTCTGGTTTGCCCCCACATCAACTAACTCTAAAAGTAGGTGTGCCAGTCATGCTATTGCGCAATATTGACCAGTCCAACGGTCTATGTAACGGGACAAGATTACAAGTACGGAAACTAGGAAATCATGTCGTTGAGTGCATGACGTTAACAGGAAACAAGGTTGGTCAGGTAGTCATAATACCACGAATGGATATGATTCCTACCAACCAAGGTCTGCCGTTTAGGTTTCAAAGGAGACAATTCCCAATTATTGTGTCCTTCGCAATGACGATTAATAAGTCACAGGGACAAACTTTGACCACGGTTGGGTTGTACTTGCCAAGGCCAGTTTTTTCGCACGGCCAGCTGTATGCTGCACTATCAAGAGTAAAGTCAAAGAATGGACTCAGAGTGTTAATTCAGAATAACAAATGCAACGTGGCCACTTCGACAATCAATGTGGTCTACAGGGAAATATTCGGGAATATCCACTAG
- the LOC107479288 gene encoding U-box domain-containing protein 26-like, with amino-acid sequence MSEPEMTIPHLFRCPISLDLFEDPVTLCTGQTYDRSSIEKWLGTGNLICPVTMQKLHDPSIVPNHTLRHLIHQWLQLGPQFHPGNSATIDSLAALKHTLQSQEDDTLENKLQVLEKINVFFSGEYSSFSRSCFVQLGLLPLLLELVFGGGTIEESHVVSNNDHMKFIEIALGCIVKLLHLGYDLEALNIIKDDESKLATFVVLFEKGTITVKSSLCHIIESASSSETTQELCYVFGNTQKLVHEIVLVLVQNCDASEDAVKAILALCSLNSNRESLVREGAIEGIITYISMISSSSGNEITQIRGQNKKLVTSIAMGIVVKLLELESGRETLVSHPNGVDTLVKLVFSVKCDQDCSDSAVEALSIVCGDYMSAREQAIGAGVMTKLLLLMQSHCATTTKSKTRMLLKLLKSKWIQVPK; translated from the coding sequence ATGAGTGAACCTGAAATGACCATTCCACACTTATTCAGATGCCCTATCAGTTTGGACTTGTTTGAAGATCCAGTGACTCTATGCACGGGTCAAACCTATGACAGATCAAGCATAGAGAAATGGTTAGGTACAGGTAACCTGATATGCCCTGTCACAATGCAGAAGCTCCATGACCCTTCCATTGTTCCCAATCACACCCTCCGCCACTTGATCCACCAGTGGCTTCAACTTGGTCCTCAATTTCACCCTGGTAACTCTGCAACTATTGATTCTCTAGCTGCTTTGAAACACACCCTTCAATCTCAAGAGGATGATACCTTAGAGAACAAGCTCCAAGTACTTGAGAAAATCAATGTCTTCTTTTCTGGTGAGTATAGTTCTTTCAGCAGATCATGTTTCGTACAACTTGGTCTTTTGCCTCTGCTCCTGGAACTAGTTTTTGGAGGAGGAACAATAGAAGAATCTCATGTTGTATCAAATAATGATCACATGAAATTTATAGAGATTGCACTTGGTTGCATTGTGAAACTGCTGCATCTTGGTTATGATTTGGAGGCTCTAAATATTATCAAAGATGATGAGTCTAAATTAGCAACATTTGTGGTGTTATTTGAAAAAGGCACAATTACTGTTAAATCTAGCTTGTGTCATATTATAGAGTCAGCATCATCATCTGAGACAACACAAGAGTTATGTTATGTTTTCGGAAACACTCAGAAACTAGTGCATGAGATTGTTTTAGTACTTGTTCAAAATTGTGATGCTTCTGAGGATGCAGTTAAGGCCATTTTAGCACTGTGTTCATTGAATTCCAACAGAGAGAGTTTGGTGAGAGAAGGAGCAATAGAAGGGATCATAACATACATTTCAATgatttcatcatcatcaggtaATGAAATTACTCAAATTAGAGGACAAAACAAGAAACTTGTGACTTCAATAGCAATGGGAATAGTAGTAAAACTATTGGAGCTAGAGAGTGGTAGAGAGACATTGGTGAGTCACCCAAACGGGGTTGATACTTTGGTGAAGTTGGTGTTCAGTGTAAAATGTGATCAAGATTGCAGTGATAGTGCTGTTGAGGCACTTTCCATTGTTTGTGGAGATTATATGAGTGCAAGAGAACAAGCCATTGGTGCTGGGGTTATGACAAAGTTGCTGTTGCTTATGCAGAGTCATTGTGCCACCACTACTAAATCAAAGACCAGAATGCTCCTCAAATTGCTCAAATCCAAGTGGATTCAGGTGCCAAAGTAG
- the LOC107479287 gene encoding uncharacterized protein LOC107479287 translates to MVGACRAPPISHLPPWNPKTPSSLSRRVFLLSLPLSSAFLQSSSYAASTVYDPVSPSEKDASTLISLRVSEAVNLLEKGKELQARGDFNGALDCFSKVIENYKDLAFSEYARVGRALALYEVGDREEAIAEMEDVSISLKGYPEVHAALAAALYADKHAPLLAENQFTIATLLDPHFTDLSYVRDTKHWPPSLISSLKHFITLS, encoded by the exons ATGGTGGGTGCGTGCAGAGCACCTCCCATTTCCCATCTTCCTCCATGGAACCCCAAAACCCCATCTTCTTTAAGCAGGCGTGTGTTCCTCTTGTCTCTGCCCCTCTCTTCAGCCTTCCTTCAATCATCTTCCTATGCTGCCTCCACAGTGTATGATCCAGTAAGCCCTTCTGAGAAAGATGCAAGCACTTTGATTTCGCTCAGAGTCTCTGAAGCTGTGAACTTGTTGGAAAAAGGCAAAGAATTGCAAGCTCGCGGTGACTTCAATGGCGCTCTTGACTGCTTTTCTAAG GTTATTGAAAACTATAAAGACTTGGCATTCTCAGAGTACGCAAGGGTAGGAAGAGCACTTGCACTCTATGAAGTTGGTGACAGAGAAGAAGCCATTGCAGAGATGGAAGACGTTTCCATATCTCTAAAGGGCTATCCAG AAGTACATGCAGCTCTTGCAGCAGCCTTATATGCAGATAAGCATGCTCCATTGCTTGCTGAGAACCAGTTCACAATTGCAACACTGCTTGATCCCCATTTCACAGACCTTTCATATGTCAGAGACACCAAGCACTGGCCTCCAAGTTTGATTAGTTCTCTGAAGCACTTCATCACACTATCTTAG